One genomic segment of Scylla paramamosain isolate STU-SP2022 chromosome 11, ASM3559412v1, whole genome shotgun sequence includes these proteins:
- the LOC135105168 gene encoding MOB kinase activator-like 2, with translation MVTGASWGSWDSWGSESSCSSWHSACGPQDPGADKAPLWSSPTPAPWPPPQDSPWSLPVGLTAAPSEAAQAVRAAQARRPSVVAALLSLQEAPNRPSLPRSASAPADRPLSVDASAFSRYYEDSVVCPRGMADDPAAPEPVASPCGGPLSSLALVLPGRLEGLVKLLAHSLHLLLAAVCSRKARRQKDRECSAAQEQEHKLYLEEAVLKRKIPETDLRQLVELPPGLGYEEWLASHTIDFFQHINLVYGTVCEFCTMGGCPDMTGPATRQYLWFDEKGKKTRVAAPQYVDYVMTFTQKTINDESIFPTKFENDFPVSFESIVKKIQRLLFHVLAHLYHSHFREVVLLNLHAHLNCIFAHFILFNDRFRLIEEKETEILHDLVVALRLHPESEGPSPIPALPTDSECPESTATTREGESVPAVAPSEEQPNKSEDGAAVSEGSGGGAGAGAEEEKAGGSGPPLLAGEAPDTRP, from the exons ATGGTGACTGGGGCGTCCTGGGGCTCCTGGGACTCCTGGGGCTCTGAgtcctcctgcagcagctgGCACTCTGCCTGTGGGCCCCAGGACCCCGGGGCGGACAAGGCCCCGTTGTGGTCCAGCCCCACCCCGGCGCCGTGGCCACCGCCGCAGGACTCGCCCTGGTCGCTGCCCGTGGGGCTGACCGCCGCCCCTTCCGAAGCCGCTCAGGCGGTTCGGGCAGCCCAGGCGCGGCGGCCgtcggtggtggcggcgctacTCAGCCTGCAGGAGGCACCAAACCGTCCTTCCTTGCCGCGCTCCGCCTCAGCGCCTGCTGACCGCCCGCTCTCTGTAGATGCTTCGGCCTTCAGCAGGTACTACGAGGACAGTGTGGTGTGCCCTAGAGGCATGGCGGATGACCCTGCGGCCCCAGAGCCTGTGGCCAGCCCGTGCGGCGGCCCCCTGTCCTCTCTGGCGTTAGTTCTTCCCGGCAGGCTGGAAGGCCTCGTCAAACTGCTGGCCCACTCCCTGCACCTGCTGCTGGCGGCGGTGTGCTCCAG GAAGGCGCGCCGCCAGAAGGATCGGGAGTGCTCGGCGGCGCAGGAGCAGGAGCACAAACTTTACCTGGAGGAGGCGGTGCTGAAGAGAAAGATCCCTGAGACCGACCTTCGCCAACTAGTGGAGCTGCCACCGGGCCTGGGCTACGAGGAATGGCTCGCTTCCCACA cAATCGACTTCTTCCAGCACATCAACCTGGTGTATGGGACGGTGTGTGAGTTCTGCACCATGGGTGGCTGTCCAGACATGACAGGTCCCGCCACCCGCCAGTATCTTTGGTTtgatgagaaagggaagaagacaagagTGGCTGCACCTCAGTATGTTGACTATGTCATGACCTTCACCCAGAAGACCATCAATGATGAGTCCATCTTCCCCACCAAGTTTG AAAATGACTTCCCAGTATCATTTGAATCCATTGTTAAGAAGATCCAGCGACTGCTGTTCCACGTTCTGGCACACCTGTATCACAGCCACTTCCGCGAGGTGGTACTGCTAAACCTGCATGCACACCTCAACTGTATCTTCGCACACTTCATCCTCTTCAACGACCGCTTCAGACTTattgaggaaaaggagacagagatTCTGCATGACTTGGTGGTGGCTCTTAGGCTGCACCCAGAGAGTGAGGGGCCCTCCCCCATCCCAGCCCTTCCCACTGACAGTGAGTGTCCCGagtccaccgccaccaccagggagggagaaagtgttCCTGCCGTGGCACCGTCAGAGGAGCAACCCAACAAGAGCGAGGATGGAGCTGCAGTCAgtgagggtagtggtggtggggcggGGGCTggagcagaggaagaaaaggctGGGGGATCCGGGCCACCGCTCCTGGCTGGGGAGGCGCCAGACACTCGGCCATAG